A part of Schistosoma mansoni strain Puerto Rico chromosome W, complete genome genomic DNA contains:
- a CDS encoding putative thyrotropin-releasing hormone receptor: MDTNFTLLNMNKNISLIPLILYSLPYKLVGTISLSVILTVGVIGNIFVMLVLTLSSKLHTPTNCYLISLSASDLLVLMTSTTLMVQEFYQPYNHWRLGNFACQLSVCLQYLSVDASALSICAFSVERWVGICYPMRAHYMCTIKRAIKIITGIWIFTLTYNIPWIFMSTTVKQYSEYGSFETCTFKFKRTAYKAIYMCDLIVFYVLPLLITSVMYCQISWRLFRTDNKGISLVGQQINFNQIISSGKTERSYATISETQHNLKLRKVINRARARRQICQYLSKIKGLTNTSNCLQME, translated from the exons atggatactaatttcacattattaaatatgaataagAATATCTCCTTAATTCCTCTAATTCTTTATTCTTTACCATATAAACTAGTAGGTACCATTTCATTATCAGTTATTTTAACAGTCGGTGTTATTGgaaatatatttgttatgtTAGTATTAACATTATCATCAAAATTACATACACCAACAAATTGTTATCTTATTTCATTATCAGCTAGTGATTTACTTGTTTTAATGACAAGTACAACATTAATGGTACAAGAATTTTATCAACCATACAATCATTGGAGACTAGGAAATTTTGCCTGTCAATTAAGTGTTTGTTTACAATATTTAAGTGTAGATGCTTCAGCATTATCTATATGTGCATTTTCTGTTGAAAGATGGGTTGGAATTTGTTATCCAATGCGTGCACATTATATGTGTACCATTAAAAGAgcaattaaaattattactgGAATATGGATTTTTACATTAACATATAATATACCATGGATTTTTATGAGTACTACAGTTAAACAATACTCAGAATATGGTTCATTTGAAACGTGTACATTCAAATTTAAGCGAACAGCTTATAAAGCTATTTATATGTGTGATTTAATAGTATTTTATGTTTTACCGTTACTTATTACATCAGTAATGTACTGTCAGATAAGTTGGCGGTTATTTCGTACAGACAATAAAGGAATATCTCTTGTTGGACAACAGATAAATTTTAATCAAATCATATCATCAGGTAAAACAGAACGTTCTTATGCTACGATTAGTGAAACACAACACAATTTGAAATTACGTAAAGTAATTAACAGAGCAAGGGCCAGAAGACAA ATTTGTCAATATTTATCCAAAATAAAAGGTTTAACAAATACTTCAAACTGTTTGCAAATGGAGTAA